The Elusimicrobiaceae bacterium genome has a window encoding:
- a CDS encoding PorV/PorQ family protein encodes MKTNNQFSLIIAGVLLICCAGRAEAAFSGDDAGTSAAQFLKLGPGARAAGMGGAFTAVAGDSGAIYWNPAGLAGLTSQHAAFTHAQMFEDIRYEWASYALPVWGGALAAGVQYLSYGDVDAFDANGNTEGVIHPGDLAVSLGFGHKLLGLDAGASLKYISSQIRSKATAFAADAGVRYSISGLTLGLNLQNMGSGMKYVNESDPLPFTIRGGAACMIADTVLVSADAVAPRDGGVYGAFGAECAREIGAALKAALRAGYSTESHELDGTKGFALGLGLDYRSYSLDYAYSPMGDLGGVNRFSVGMSF; translated from the coding sequence ATGAAAACAAACAACCAATTCTCCTTGATTATAGCGGGCGTCCTGCTGATCTGCTGCGCGGGGCGGGCCGAAGCGGCTTTTTCGGGCGACGACGCGGGCACTTCCGCCGCGCAGTTTCTCAAACTCGGGCCCGGCGCGCGCGCCGCAGGCATGGGCGGAGCGTTTACCGCCGTGGCCGGCGATTCCGGCGCAATCTACTGGAACCCCGCGGGCCTGGCGGGCCTGACCAGCCAGCACGCCGCTTTCACCCACGCGCAGATGTTTGAAGACATCCGCTACGAATGGGCCTCTTATGCGCTGCCAGTCTGGGGCGGCGCACTGGCGGCTGGCGTGCAGTATCTTTCATACGGCGATGTGGACGCGTTTGACGCAAACGGCAATACCGAGGGAGTCATTCATCCCGGCGATCTGGCGGTTTCGCTCGGGTTCGGGCATAAACTGCTGGGGCTGGACGCGGGCGCAAGCCTGAAATACATCTCCTCGCAAATCCGCAGCAAGGCTACGGCTTTCGCGGCGGACGCGGGAGTGCGCTACAGTATTTCCGGCCTTACGCTTGGCCTGAATCTTCAGAACATGGGATCCGGCATGAAATATGTGAATGAAAGCGACCCGCTTCCGTTCACTATCCGGGGCGGAGCGGCTTGCATGATAGCCGATACGGTGCTGGTGTCGGCCGACGCGGTCGCCCCGCGCGACGGCGGCGTTTACGGCGCGTTCGGCGCGGAATGCGCCAGAGAGATCGGTGCGGCGCTCAAAGCCGCGCTGCGCGCGGGCTACAGCACCGAAAGCCATGAACTCGACGGCACAAAAGGCTTCGCGCTCGGACTGGGGCTCGACTATCGCAGTTATTCGCTCGACTACGCCTATTCGCCGATGGGAGATCTGGGCGGTGTGAACCGGTTCAGCGTAGGCATGTCGTTCTGA
- a CDS encoding clostripain-related cysteine peptidase, which yields MAVLVAAYCSPGFSLGDFGYISARQVADRFADSGAAIPVVKEEKQSAAVSARKTKDWTVMVYMNGKSNVEPFALADMNKLEAAGSSDRVNVVVEMGRMRGQDNDTDADGDWIGVRRYYVARDNDPEKITSPVLMDLGRSDMGNWKNVAAFVKWTKANYPAEKYILVLWDHGWGWIDPPASWRENGSGGRSISHDFENQSYIKTTELKPLFETIGHLDVYASMACFMQMMEVAYEFKSSPDVIVGSEEVIQLASFDFEAIIAALSAKPGMNAEAAGKVFTKTFHSLYTRPDIADQLVQTKYGVQLSAIRAARLEGLAKLLDGWTELVRQADNAGALKAALNGVVRFEVGDDATDPQKLISPYADLYNFADLFADALPRDERYAPVRAKTAELLSYIRSALVIDNVYSSKDRTGKDYKNTHGIAITVPGMPGTLVDASNRYESLSFAQASSWGRFMEYLKLYR from the coding sequence TTGGCTGTATTGGTTGCGGCATACTGCAGTCCGGGTTTTTCGCTGGGAGATTTCGGTTACATAAGCGCCAGACAGGTTGCGGACCGGTTCGCTGATTCCGGGGCCGCCATTCCTGTTGTGAAAGAGGAAAAACAGTCCGCCGCCGTTTCGGCGCGGAAAACGAAAGACTGGACCGTGATGGTTTATATGAATGGAAAGAGCAACGTCGAACCGTTCGCTCTGGCCGACATGAACAAACTGGAAGCTGCGGGCTCGTCCGACCGCGTCAACGTGGTGGTTGAAATGGGCCGCATGCGCGGTCAGGACAACGATACCGATGCCGACGGCGACTGGATCGGAGTTCGCCGTTACTATGTCGCCCGTGACAATGACCCTGAAAAAATCACGTCGCCCGTGCTGATGGATTTGGGCAGGTCCGACATGGGCAACTGGAAAAACGTGGCGGCTTTTGTCAAATGGACAAAAGCAAACTATCCCGCCGAAAAATATATTCTGGTTTTGTGGGATCACGGCTGGGGCTGGATTGACCCGCCGGCGTCGTGGCGGGAAAACGGGTCCGGCGGACGCTCCATCTCGCATGATTTCGAGAACCAGAGTTATATTAAAACGACCGAGCTGAAGCCGCTTTTTGAAACCATCGGGCATCTTGATGTTTACGCCAGCATGGCCTGCTTCATGCAGATGATGGAAGTGGCGTATGAATTCAAGAGCTCGCCGGACGTGATAGTGGGTTCTGAAGAAGTGATCCAGCTGGCGAGTTTCGATTTTGAAGCGATCATCGCCGCGCTCAGCGCCAAACCCGGCATGAACGCCGAAGCGGCTGGCAAAGTGTTCACCAAAACGTTCCACAGCCTTTATACCCGCCCCGATATTGCCGACCAGCTGGTGCAGACGAAATACGGCGTGCAGCTGTCCGCCATTCGCGCGGCCAGGCTGGAAGGGCTGGCGAAATTGCTGGACGGGTGGACAGAACTGGTTCGTCAGGCGGACAATGCGGGCGCGCTGAAAGCCGCGCTGAACGGGGTAGTGCGCTTTGAGGTGGGCGATGACGCGACGGATCCCCAAAAACTCATCTCGCCCTACGCCGACCTGTATAATTTCGCGGACCTGTTCGCCGACGCGTTGCCGCGGGACGAACGGTACGCGCCGGTCAGGGCAAAAACGGCGGAACTGCTTTCTTACATACGCTCCGCGCTTGTGATAGACAATGTGTATTCAAGCAAAGACCGGACCGGCAAGGACTATAAAAACACGCACGGCATAGCCATCACTGTTCCCGGCATGCCGGGAACGCTGGTGGACGCGTCCAACCGTTACGAATCGCTCAGTTTCGCGCAGGCTTCCAGCTGGGGCCGGTTCATGGAATATCTTAAGCTTTACCGGTAA